The genomic region CATATAATCATACGGAAGTGTTTGTGCCGGAACTGTTAAATTCCATTGATGTTGGCAGGTTAATCTGATAGGTAAGGTTTTTGCATTTTGGTGCCACATGGTAGGCTATGTGGATCTGTCAGTATATTTCGGCCTCACTAGACACGGGTGCAGCCATGAACTTCATGGCTGGACTTTGTCTTTTATTATGACCGGAACTCTGGTTTGTACGTCGAAGGCAATAGGGTCCGGCTGTATTTTGCTTCTTCTGCGATGGACCACAAATTAATCTGTAATGAATTAAACACACAAAAGAACCCTAAATCAGAAGAGAACCTCAAATTAGTTGCTTGATTCAGACTATCTTATCACACAAAATTGATCTCAGGGTTACTAAAGAACTAAGTGTAACGATGATCTAGATTTCTAGTTAATCTATTCACACGATTGCACCAAAAAATTTGTAAGCTTTCTTTGTATTTATTTAAAGCAATTTTTTAGGTATTTGGAATTACCTTGCTTTAGAACAAGTCAACAAATCAAGGCATTAGCACCACATCCCCTCTCTATGAGATGTATCAACGCTCCAATCACCAAGCATAATCTACTCTTTTTTATCACTATTATTGAATAATCGATTTCTATTTCGCAGAAGCATATAATTATTTAAACTGGCTTATATAACCCTTTTATGACTCTAATACGCAGCGTACTCAACCCTTAATTCACACATCAATACTACTTCACAGCACGCACATAACATCACACCTGAACATTCCAGGTTACAAGAGTCCATTGCAGATCCACCCAGAAAGAAAAGCggaaaacataaaaaaaacaacCACCACGCATCAACTAACCCATTGAATAAGATACAATGACAACAAACATAAATAATTTAGAAATAAAGAGTTTTTCCGCACACTTTAATAACTAACACTCTTTTTTACCAACTATCAATATCAAAATCTTTCATAAACTTTCTATATCAATAGCTTTCACAAAATTTCATTAACCCTTTATTTTCTTGTTCTTGTTGACAAAGAGGTAATGGATAACTAAGCCAGACACTTATGTGCGCACCCCGGCCGTCGAAGGAAGTATAAGGACAAAGGCAGAGATTGAACACCAACTTTAAAACATCACGAAGGGTCACAACCTGGCCCATGTTGAGGAGAGGCCTTGAAACATgacctatgttactccgactcgACTACAACTATCGTACACGAGGGTGTCGTAGTGTGAGATACAGTAAATTTCTGCAAAGTTTTCAATTTTTGATCTAAAATGAAGCGTCAACGTGTCGTGTCGGATATTTGAAGTGTCTGACAGTCTAACACACGACATGTGACCAAGGTGAAATGTCGAAGACACATTGAAACTGACTACGAGTCACAATCAACTTTTAGAGTGGCACTTAATCAACATTACTAAGGGGGTAGCTGGCGTACTAGCATGAGTGGCCTCAAATACTAAGAGAGTAAGAACTGAAGCCTGACCATTAAAAACTACGAACAGAAGTGCTACCAGGCTACCAGCTCATCAGAGTGGCCATAAAATATCTTAAAGACATCAGCTCTGAAACTTACGCTTTCTGATTTACTTTGTATAAATACATGGTTGTTTTTGAAGCGTATTTGATAATTAGTAGCCTGTTTGATTTACATAAATTTGTCATAAGCTTTTTTTAAATATAAATCATCTCCATAGACGGACTGTCATATGCGTTTATGCAAATAGATAAGTTAAATCTTGCCTTGTTCTTCAAAGTCCCACAATAGCTCAACATGTCAAAATGTATCCAATGAACTTGATTTTTACATAAAATATGATGCTTTGTAATTATATCGAACACTCCCACCCACCAGATTCGCTATAAATATGCCCTTGCCGATTCGTGATTCGCTCTTACAGAATGTGTATTATGTGTATTTTTATTAAGTGACAAGATAGAATTAAGCTCTTAACGATTCGCGGTTCGTAGGGTACCCAAGCAAATCCGGCAACCCTGCTCCTACCTATACCTTTGCTTATACGGAATTCGTGAATAAAAGACTTCATTCAGTCAAACTCACTATGAATAGACATTATAACtcctgaaaatataacattatatCGATCTAATTTAACTAGCATTTATCGATTATTATCAACTAATTTTCACGTCTTCTTTTTCCTTCCGAACTAAATTAACCATTGAAGCTTTCATACTACTACGACATTCTCATCTCATGTACTCATTCTTGTCAACTAGGAATTAATATCACCAACTACTAAAAACTACAATATTCGAATTGACGATGAATCCTCCTCAATCATACGAGAAGTTACTAACATCTTACAACTATAATCATACCAAAATTATCTCAGTTTCGGATTCTCATAAAAAGTCTACTTCATACTTACGAACCCTAACTTGCAATTCAGTAGCTCATTCCTAGGCTAACCCTAGCTAAAATCATCAGTAGAATCAAACTACCAATTCATTCCAGTTCAAACCCTAACTAAAATCTCCCAATTCACTAATTCATCAGCTTCTACTCTAGTTTATATTCTAAAAAATTGAGAATTCAAAAAATTCATATTCGAGGTTCTGTAATCACCAGAATTATAGAATTAGAAGAAAACGGAATATTATGAATTAAAATTGAGAGGACTAAATCATGAAATCAAATTCGAAATTAACGAAATATTATGAATTAAAATTAGGGTACTGATACCTTCAAAGAAATGGAGGAAATGAACCCTGGACACTCGAGACGGTCAATGGAGACGGCGTTAGACTGGAAGTTGCGTCATAGGTGTTTGTATTATTAAATTCTCGTATAAAACAGTTTTATACGAAACGGAATATTAATTAAATAACTTTGCTTTCATATGGGGGCTGTGAACTATTTGTATTTGTATCAACCATCAATAAACTCGTCTTACATAATGTTTATGTAAGACGGTATATTACATGAGAATGACTTGAAGATTAGTGGTCCGTAATTAGTGAAGGCGGATTTGTCGGTCGGAACTCGGAAGTCTAAAAGAGTCGCACACGAGCTAGCTCAGCTTTGACTATTGAGTCGTTGTTGACCTTTTTGGTTATATGTTACCTAGATATGCTGCGGATGTTGCCGCAGTAGATTTAAAAGAAATAAAGTAATCGTGATACGAGATTTTATTAGAAAATTAAATAGTAAATCGGGGTTAAAAGAAATACTATGAATTAAGTAGTACTCTTATTAACATTCACCCAAAATTTAGATGCCGACAggtttaagcctattcattattCACGTACATCCAAATCTTAAACAGCTCGATCATGGGGAGTCTTCGACTTACAATTACCTTGATTTACATAATGTCATCCATATTAGCATGTAATGCAATGCTCATgggaaaaaaaaatcaattattgTATATCTTAAAAACTCCAACTGAATGATGATATATCATCATATACTGAATGTGATATGAGCGCCTATAGATTTAAGGATGCATTTGGAGTGAGTGCAGGGGCGGTTTTGTCCGGTGATGTTGTAAATATTAACCGACAGATTTCGCAGAAGTATGATTATAACATTACTACAAATCAGTGTAGTGGTAATTGCGATAACTACAAACAAATGGCTTGGAATGCGACAACCAGTATCGGTAGTACGTTTAAATGGTGTATGTTACAAACCGTGCATTATTTTTTTTGCCAATATTATCCTTATGTTAATGTCCCAGAAGAACGTCCATATCATGTCAAAAAAAATTAGATTTGTATTAATTTGTCAAATAAGAGAATTGAATGAATCTACTATGTTTGGTTTTGTCTTCGGAAATTACAAGGaataatactttttttttttttttttttgacagttgTAAAGAAAAGGTTTTACAATCGCAGGGCTTCCTTAGCCAGCCCATGCGCTAAGCTATTAAGACGTCGCGGAATAAAATTAAGACATAAACAATGAAAGAAACTAAGTCGTTCACGAATATCCTCCAGAATTCCAGCAATTATGTGATCTTCCTTGTCAACTCCTTCAATCTGGTTGATAAGCTGCAAACAATCAGACGATAAATTAATGTGTAGAATCCTCTGCGCTTGTGCCCATACCAGAACCTCTCTAACCCCGAGTGCTTCTGCTTGTAAAGCCGACTCAGCGCTGATGCGCACCTGTCTTCTCTCTATATCCTTCCCCGTATGGTCAAAAACCACCCAGCCGACCGCTGCTTCGAAGTTTCGTACCCAGCTAGCATCCACTTTGACCCGTACCGCAGCACAACTGTTATGTTTTCCTATAAGATTGACGCGGTGACCATTGTGAATGGCCTCTCTGTCCTCATGGTTCGAGCCTTCATCAGAACTTCTCAGCATCAACTGGGGTGGCTTAGTCTGTGAAGAGTTACATAGCATTTGCACCTTCTCCCGAACTGAATTATAGAAGCACCCCATAATCGTATGTGGGTTCAAATCCAACTCTTGAAAGATGACATTGTTCCGTAACGTCCATAAACCCCACAGAAGGGCCACAAAAGTTATCGTTTTGCCTTCGCCCCCCTCACTATTGGACAAGTATCTAATCCAATCATAAATCCATTCCGAAATAGAAATTCCCCCTGCACTTTCCACTCTGATTTCTAATACCGAACCTGCCCAGAGCCTGCTAGCAAGACCACAATCACGAAAAAGATGTTCCGAGGTTTCTAAACTCTTTTGATCGCCTCCACACATACCGCAGAACGGCTCAACATCAATCTTACGTGAGGAATAATACTACATCTCTTCATAATTTTCACAACTAAGAGGTTTCAAAGCTAAACAATAACAGTAGTTAGTAAAAGAAGATTTGTCGGTTGGAACTTGAAAGTCTAATAGAGTTGGACACGGATCTACACTAGTTATTAAAATGAGATTTGTAGGTTGAAACTTGGAAGTCTAATAGAGTTGGACAAGAATTAGCTCAGCTTTGACTATCGACTCGTACTCGACCTTCTTGGTCATACATTACCTAGATATGTTAGAGGACTTTGCCGCTGTAGAATTAATGATAGGACTCAATCCGGATGTGGGGTTTATTAAAAATACGACTTACTGAGGTATGGTACACATATTTTACCATGCTCTGGATCTAACTTGCATATTACATTGAGCATTTCCAACCTCCAACCAAACGTTGTTTAAAGATTTTTATGTCGGTAATTTTTCCATTATAATGCTGTCATAGTAATCGAGATTCGAGAACAGAGAAATTATCGGTGATTTTAAACTACCGTCTATTGAGTAATCCTTCATAATAACAGCATTCAAGTTTGTCAGGTTAGCTCTCTTCCTAAGTTGACATGTATAGTTCAAGAAGGCGGGTTCTCTATCCAGTACATTCACATACACACCGAGCACAAGAACCCCAAAAGTCACAGTATACTCTTTCGCTAGGTAAGCTGATTACTCACTAATATTCTGCTACTAAATCTCATGAAAGTCAGCGAGTGCAGGGCGATGCCTCAGTTATATTCACCAGTCTCCTCCCTCCATTACTACGCCAAACACCACGAACAGAAGCGAGAATTGAGTCTTGACTAGGCCTCACTACCATCAGATCAGAGGGTAAATCCCTGATGTTCAGATTTTGAACCATCGATGCTGAACTTTCACCAAGACGGTTCTTTAGGAACTTGGAGATTTTCTTTACTTTCTTTCCACCTCCACTTGCAGTTGTAACTGGACCATAGTTTGAGATACCACCACCATTTGACGAGCCAACAGCGTCTTTACTAATAGAATATTTCACAAGGGTCTCTCGAATTTCAGTGACAGCTGAATTTTTGGCCATAACTTGACTCTGAGAATCTGAAGCAGGAATCTTAGGCATTTTAGTATTTGCAGAAGTATTGGCTACAACTTTACTCTGAGATTCAGCAGAATTCTTGGATTTCCCTTTGGCTGCCTGATCCACCCCATTTGACGAGGATGGTTCTTTAAAGGGTTTGGCAGTCACCTTCAGCTCCTTCATATGATTCACTATCCCATCTGCTGACGCATCGCTTTTACTGGTCTCAAAATCTTCACATTTTTCCTTTCCTTTCTTTGTACTCTTACGACCACTCTCTCTCGGCAAGCAAGTTTCCATAAACCCGCCAAACCTGGATTTGTATGTTTCCATGAGCTCCTTTCGCTTCTGTTGGTCAGGACAAAGCCTAGCTAAGTCCAAAATGAGATGTTCGAGGCCAAACTGGTTGACATAGGAAAGATACTCTCCCGCCCCAATCTCACCATCAAGATAATCTTTTGAGATTTTTTTGAAGGTAGCAAATTTGTCTACATTGAATTCAAGAGCAGCACGTATATTGTCGACCATTGACTTATTAGCAGCCTGAACATCATCTCTGTTCGATGAAAGCTCACTGCATGCCGAAGGGGCTAGAGATCCTCCGTCAACAAACTCAAAAGCAGCTGATGACGAGTCGACCTGATTAATGCAACTGCTGGATAAATTGTCAGAACTAGCAGAACAGACCCCACTGGACGACGAGTTTAAATGGTTTGAAGGGTTCATAGAGCTGGATGATGGATAGTGACCAACTGTTAGGGGCCCACTTTGAGGTAACACTAGTGGACCAGAATGTGATCCATTTCCAGTATTTAATGACCCTAAAGAATGGGAAGAAGCCCTGGATAATGATGCTGGGTTTTGAAGCAAGTCCAGGGCAGTTTGACCTGCTTTCCGTGGGTTCTTTTTGGGTTTATACCGTCTTCTGTTTGATGAACTTGGAAGTGGAGGAAAACTAGGACCATTCAGAAGTACACCTCTGAAGTCCATAGCATTACCCTGACATCCCAAAGGTGGCACGGAGTTTGCAGATGAACTCATATGAGAAGTCCCAATGTTGCCATGAACATTTGAGCGGGTCTCTTCAGTATAAGAGGAAGTGGCAGAAGAGATTTGAGTACTTGACACCCTTGGACCACTAGTATGCGTTCTTATGCTGTATCCTTCTTCCTCCCTCTCCCCAAAATGAAAACACGTAGGTGGCTGTGATATtaaaaagtacaatacattatcaCAAGAAATAGAAGTAAATAGCCCGATAAGCCTCTGTACAGGCATACAGTACATGCAGTTTTCTTTAAGAAACGTAAAAAAGTCGTGCGTTGACGAGAAATGAACAGTCAATTCCTCGAAAAACTCGATGCTTCGAAGTCAATCAACAGAATAGCAAAACAAACTTGCAGAAGATCCACCGAAGTGTACGAAAAAACTCCTAAAGCAACTAGGCAGAATAAATACAacctttttttttggttttgggaGGAGGGGGGATTGCCTATTCTATATGGGAGATTCATAAGTACCTGCAAAGAAGCATTGCGTTTTGAGCGAGCCATATTTCCACCATGTTCCAAAGCAGCATGTTCCTgaaccaaaataaaataaaataacagtGATTAGCTGCAAAACTCAATAATTTAATCCCCAGAAACTTCTAACTAAAACAGAGTGACCATCATGCTGGATCGTGAATACTCATGTGTCAATGTCACACAATCCGTATTCCCAAATCACAAGACTGAAGGATGAATAACTTAAGTAATAAAAAGAATTGAAACAAAGTAaactaaaagaaaaagaaaagcagTAAAACACAACATATTAGAGCATGAGACCTTTAAGTCAGCTTCAGTGGCAAAAACAATGAACTTCTTGTCAAGGCATTCATCATCCTCGCAAAGAAAATGAGTCTGGCAAAAGTGAATCTGAAAACAAGCATTTCTCCTTCATTAAATCACAAACAAattacaactaaattaaattCACTGCAAAACAATGTGGGATGAACATGACATGCAACAAAAGTCGGAACCTCTAAGTCATTGTAGTCTTTGTAGTATTCATACTGTGTAGGATGTTCCCTGAAATTGATGCATATTGGACAAGGGTTGGTTCACTTAAACAGAAAGCAAAAGAAATCATCTGTTTAACAGTATAAAGAATCTGGTTCTACCTCTCACATATGTGGCAAGTATAATGTTCAGTAGACATATGGAAGTAAAGTTCATTATCACCATAAAATGGTGTCTGGCAGAACTCGCAATATGGATGTCCAGAAAACCCACATCTTTCAGATTTACAACCATCAACTTCAGAATCACCATATCGCATATGCTGTCTTAACTGTACTCGGCTATATAGCTTCTGCTCACATATGAAAACCTGATTCACATAGTAGAAAGCATTAAGGTACAATCAATTACAACTAGAACTTTGTTCCATCTTCAAATAAATTAGCATAGGGGTTCATCTGAAAAATATTCACTACAATAGCAATTACAACAACAATGGTTCGTGAACCATTTTGCTCTATTATCACAACTCTAAACAACGAATAGTGAGACATTTGGGGAAAAAAATCATACTAGACTATATCTATAACAAAAAGTCATTATCCAAACTCTACAGTCGATGTGGATTTACCAATCTAGTTGTAGATAAACTTCACTTGCAGCCTCATTTCAAAAGTAAACATAACTAGGAATGGAAATCTGAATTGAAATGACACCACGTAGTCTAAAGTCAACAAATGAACCATAACATACAAACACGGAGACATTCCATAGCAAGTACCGTAAACTTATGAGTCAATTGAAGTCAAGCTAACAGCTTTAGATCTCTGATCATTATAAGAGgcaatacaacaacattacccccaGTGCCTCACTGACTCCACAAATTGCAGGGTGGGGT from Silene latifolia isolate original U9 population chromosome 3, ASM4854445v1, whole genome shotgun sequence harbors:
- the LOC141648885 gene encoding uncharacterized protein LOC141648885, whose amino-acid sequence is MCGGDQKSLETSEHLFRDCGLASRLWAGSVLEIRVESAGGISISEWIYDWIRYLSNSEGGEGKTITFVALLWGLWTLRNNVIFQELDLNPHTIMGCFYNSVREKVQMLCNSSQTKPPQLMLRSSDEGSNHEDREAIHNGHRVNLIGKHNSCAAVRVKVDASWVRNFEAAVGWVVFDHTGKDIERRQVRISAESALQAEALGVREVLVWAQAQRILHINLSSDCLQLINQIEGVDKEDHIIAGILEDIRERLSFFHCLCLNFIPRRLNSLAHGLAKEALRL
- the LOC141647473 gene encoding uncharacterized protein LOC141647473, producing MEVVTCVVCAETVNWVAYGDCGHLDVCAICIARLRFVCADRHCCICKSLSPFVFVTKALGSLTRVINDFSVLPAHLKDGKLGSYWFLEGIQAYFDDFDAYKIVKDMCRLSCTVCDKSEAEGKQTSKKTNKIKNIEQLKEHLTRRHELFFCSLCLANKKVFICEQKLYSRVQLRQHMRYGDSEVDGCKSERCGFSGHPYCEFCQTPFYGDNELYFHMSTEHYTCHICEREHPTQYEYYKDYNDLEIHFCQTHFLCEDDECLDKKFIVFATEADLKEHAALEHGGNMARSKRNASLQPPTCFHFGEREEEGYSIRTHTSGPRVSSTQISSATSSYTEETRSNVHGNIGTSHMSSSANSVPPLGCQGNAMDFRGVLLNGPSFPPLPSSSNRRRYKPKKNPRKAGQTALDLLQNPASLSRASSHSLGSLNTGNGSHSGPLVLPQSGPLTVGHYPSSSSMNPSNHLNSSSSGVCSASSDNLSSSCINQVDSSSAAFEFVDGGSLAPSACSELSSNRDDVQAANKSMVDNIRAALEFNVDKFATFKKISKDYLDGEIGAGEYLSYVNQFGLEHLILDLARLCPDQQKRKELMETYKSRFGGFMETCLPRESGRKSTKKGKEKCEDFETSKSDASADGIVNHMKELKVTAKPFKEPSSSNGVDQAAKGKSKNSAESQSKVVANTSANTKMPKIPASDSQSQVMAKNSAVTEIRETLVKYSISKDAVGSSNGGGISNYGPVTTASGGGKKVKKISKFLKNRLGESSASMVQNLNIRDLPSDLMVVRPSQDSILASVRGVWRSNGGRRLVNITEASPCTR